A window from Drosophila subobscura isolate 14011-0131.10 chromosome O, UCBerk_Dsub_1.0, whole genome shotgun sequence encodes these proteins:
- the LOC117897344 gene encoding PI-actitoxin-Afv2b gives MLLKRLYLCLILMIFVPHISGRQARCLLPMRTGPGKAILKRFFYNTATGKCQAFNWGGLGGNANRFNNIVICRRNCL, from the exons ATGCTGTTGAAACGGTTGTATCTATGTCTGATCTTAATGATCTTTGTGCCACACATCAGCGGTC GCCAAGCACGATGCTTACTACCGATGAGGACTGGACCGGGCAAGGCCATTTTGAAGCGATTTTTCTACAATACGGCTACGGGAAAGTGCCAGGCATTCAACTGGGGTGGTTTGGGTGGAAATGCCAATAGATTTAACAATATTGTGATCTGCCGAAGAAATTGTTTGTAA